A single window of Modestobacter italicus DNA harbors:
- a CDS encoding STAS domain-containing protein, whose product MPDPYSINVTANSGRVTIQLCGEVDKEAVPQLQAALAAALSAAPDSLRIDLTEIPYLSLSAMGAILAARARAARAHTDVVIPDPPRVLRKFMDLVDPDGNSSKPTAAVA is encoded by the coding sequence GTGCCTGACCCCTATTCGATCAACGTCACAGCCAACAGCGGCCGGGTGACCATCCAGCTCTGCGGAGAGGTCGACAAGGAGGCCGTGCCGCAGCTGCAGGCCGCCCTGGCCGCGGCGCTCTCGGCTGCACCCGACTCGCTGCGCATCGACCTCACCGAAATCCCGTATCTCAGCCTGTCGGCGATGGGTGCCATCCTCGCCGCTCGTGCCAGGGCCGCGCGCGCACACACCGACGTCGTCATTCCTGATCCGCCACGAGTTCTGCGGAAGTTCATGGACCTCGTCGACCCGGACGGGAACTCCAGCAAGCCAACAGCTGCAGTCGCTTAA
- a CDS encoding type IV secretory system conjugative DNA transfer family protein — protein sequence MSRFEPTDVGWRLGRSSLPRGVELWCRYDRTTGVYGEQGSGKTLDLLAPALLAHRGAGLATLTKVDDLLLTAGRRQRPDQPGGPPRPIAVLDPFGAAPGIPELVWDPIAGCVDPRIAERRAKAFAAGTVTGSVTGGRQDNAARFYAAETAKVLQGFLHAAALTGRTLDHVLEWVANPVAAEQPVEILQQHPHAARFWDGLLAGALHGSPDTVGNTVTTVQQAMALFFQPDIRARCVPSPGRPATDLLDLITRQGTVYLLGRDDPYASAAPLMTAVAEHVLDTALQVANTSPHGRMTPCFLACLDELPSTTPLPTLRVRMANERALGLSFIYAAQTWKQMVVSYGEDEARSLLGLTNTLVVFGGGKDVHFYRELSDLLDDVRVSRQTVTDGPGGVGTSRSGEDVRVLRPGDIRRVPERHALVIAGTAPPILAKLRRCLDGTDGQQLKAELEAARAQVSRARADVVDVDERTAAALTYARDHRLTARPDDVPGGPATQSLRGWPE from the coding sequence ATGTCCCGGTTCGAGCCCACGGACGTCGGTTGGCGGCTCGGTCGCTCCTCGCTGCCCCGCGGCGTCGAGCTGTGGTGCCGGTACGACCGCACCACCGGCGTGTACGGCGAGCAGGGCTCCGGCAAGACGCTGGACCTGCTGGCCCCGGCGCTGCTGGCCCACCGCGGTGCCGGGCTGGCGACGTTGACCAAGGTCGATGACCTGCTGCTGACCGCTGGACGTCGCCAGCGCCCCGACCAGCCGGGTGGGCCGCCGCGTCCGATCGCGGTGCTCGACCCGTTCGGCGCGGCACCGGGGATCCCGGAACTGGTGTGGGATCCGATCGCCGGCTGCGTCGACCCGCGGATCGCCGAACGACGCGCGAAGGCGTTCGCCGCCGGCACGGTCACCGGCTCGGTCACCGGTGGTCGACAGGACAACGCCGCACGGTTCTACGCCGCCGAGACCGCCAAGGTGCTGCAGGGCTTCCTGCACGCGGCCGCGCTCACCGGCCGCACCCTGGACCACGTCCTGGAATGGGTCGCCAACCCCGTCGCCGCCGAGCAACCGGTCGAGATCCTGCAGCAGCACCCGCACGCCGCCCGCTTCTGGGACGGGCTGCTCGCCGGCGCGCTGCACGGCAGCCCGGACACCGTCGGCAACACCGTCACCACCGTGCAGCAGGCGATGGCGCTGTTCTTCCAGCCGGACATCCGCGCCCGCTGCGTGCCCTCGCCCGGCCGGCCGGCGACCGACCTGCTCGACCTGATCACCCGGCAGGGCACGGTCTACCTGCTCGGCCGCGACGACCCGTACGCCTCGGCGGCGCCGCTGATGACCGCCGTCGCCGAGCACGTCCTGGACACCGCCCTGCAGGTCGCCAACACCTCACCGCACGGGCGCATGACGCCCTGCTTCCTGGCCTGCCTCGACGAGCTGCCCTCGACCACCCCGCTGCCCACCTTGCGCGTGCGGATGGCCAACGAACGCGCGCTGGGCCTGTCGTTCATCTACGCCGCGCAGACCTGGAAGCAGATGGTCGTCTCCTACGGGGAGGACGAGGCCCGCTCCCTGCTCGGGCTCACCAACACCCTGGTCGTCTTCGGCGGGGGCAAGGACGTGCACTTCTACCGGGAGCTGTCCGACCTGCTGGACGACGTGCGGGTCAGCCGGCAGACGGTCACCGACGGTCCCGGGGGCGTCGGCACGTCCCGGTCGGGGGAGGACGTGCGAGTGCTGCGGCCCGGGGACATCCGCCGCGTGCCGGAGCGCCACGCCCTCGTCATCGCCGGCACGGCGCCGCCCATCCTCGCCAAGCTGCGGCGCTGCCTCGACGGCACGGACGGGCAGCAGCTCAAGGCCGAGCTGGAGGCCGCCCGCGCGCAGGTGTCCCGTGCCCGCGCGGACGTGGTGGACGTCGACGAGCGCACTGCCGCGGCGCTGACCTACGCCCGCGACCACCGGCTGACTGCTCGGCCGGACGACGTCCCCGGCGGGCCGGCGACCCAGTCGCTCCGGGGGTGGCCGGAGTGA
- a CDS encoding C40 family peptidase — MTGSDGGTTAIKALAGLVALVVSTMTTVLLVLAGGGAGAAPSATGGCGGGGTGQVIGAVALDAEQLGSARTIVSVGAGRRLPAHAAVIAVATAYTESKLRNSAVQTDHDSEGLFQQRVSIYTEAVAIDPIRSTGAFLDRLIAVPNWATIPVGDAAQIVQVSAYPDRYQPNAALAQEIVGRFWPTAVAEAELATSTTAPAGAAPAICPGAGGEIPVGAIVGPRGNNIAGTTTVPAGLVINGSVQGATAVRYALAQLGKPYVWAAAGPDAFDCSGLTMAAWAAAGVALPHLAAGQTRSGVPEPTNLSQAVAGDLVMIPGADGTAAAPGHVGMVAGYVDAPDGRHLYLVQAPMTGVPVEVTEATRWDGQVVAVRHIG; from the coding sequence GTGACCGGATCCGACGGCGGAACCACGGCGATCAAAGCCCTGGCCGGCCTCGTCGCGCTGGTCGTGTCCACGATGACGACGGTGCTGCTGGTGCTCGCCGGCGGAGGAGCGGGTGCCGCCCCCTCCGCCACGGGGGGATGCGGGGGCGGCGGCACCGGGCAGGTTATCGGCGCTGTTGCGCTGGACGCCGAGCAGCTGGGTTCCGCCCGGACCATCGTTTCGGTCGGCGCCGGCCGACGGCTGCCGGCGCACGCGGCGGTCATCGCCGTGGCCACCGCCTACACCGAGTCGAAGCTGCGCAACTCCGCCGTCCAGACCGACCACGACTCCGAGGGGCTCTTCCAGCAGCGGGTCTCGATCTACACCGAAGCCGTTGCAATCGATCCCATCAGGTCCACCGGCGCCTTCCTGGACCGGCTCATCGCGGTGCCGAACTGGGCGACCATCCCGGTCGGCGACGCCGCTCAGATCGTGCAGGTCTCTGCCTATCCCGACCGCTACCAACCCAACGCCGCGCTGGCCCAGGAGATCGTCGGCCGGTTCTGGCCCACCGCCGTGGCCGAGGCGGAGCTCGCTACCTCGACGACGGCACCGGCCGGTGCCGCACCGGCGATCTGCCCCGGCGCTGGCGGCGAGATCCCGGTCGGTGCCATCGTCGGCCCCCGGGGCAACAACATCGCCGGGACGACGACCGTCCCCGCCGGCCTGGTCATCAACGGATCGGTGCAGGGCGCCACCGCGGTGCGGTACGCGCTCGCCCAGCTCGGGAAGCCCTACGTCTGGGCCGCCGCCGGACCGGACGCCTTCGACTGCTCAGGCCTGACCATGGCCGCCTGGGCCGCCGCGGGGGTGGCACTTCCGCACCTGGCCGCCGGCCAGACGCGCTCTGGCGTTCCCGAACCGACCAACCTGTCCCAGGCGGTCGCCGGGGACCTGGTGATGATCCCTGGCGCCGACGGCACAGCAGCCGCCCCTGGTCACGTCGGCATGGTCGCCGGCTACGTCGATGCGCCCGACGGCCGGCACCTTTACCTGGTCCAGGCACCGATGACCGGCGTTCCGGTGGAAGTGACCGAGGCCACCCGGTGGGACGGCCAGGTCGTCGCGGTCCGGCACATCGGATGA
- a CDS encoding ATP-binding protein — protein sequence MAQLVSDFGHQLPPLLPSPVRSADADPFASLVGRRGRTGQAAGWTAVPAPLAVYRMTSEQVGGVWPLIAGDGLPPAGAMLGIDYLSGGAFSADPIGWTLDNVAGVTNPNMIFFGAPGRGKSGTVKMFALRQMAYGYRTLVLGDVKDEYEPLCRALQVQPHAVGHGLPARINPLDFGPLGNDWTRLPRAEAQRRAAMVFSRWLLLIRGLVGSQHVPFGPTAETAVGLVLRDLTGYTDGADRMREITIPQLWQALRAPSAELVDACRYADRQHFLDETRPVRDALGALVTGHLAGLFDAPTTVSVDWRAPIQSLSLSRLDPLGDEAVGVALTCLNSWGRAMTQLAEPGDLRIVIRDECWKQMRLGTDAVKSLDADLRLSRNDGCIQVVIAHKPSDMLTVGDAGSQAVAIAKDLLHLCATKVLLGQDDQIGDELSDLLGLSPMAEQIVTDWAAAARGRALWLVGSHVAKVQTVRTSLDVALTDTNDAITAPATGAVPASTEAR from the coding sequence ATGGCCCAGCTGGTCTCCGACTTCGGCCACCAGCTCCCGCCGCTGCTCCCGTCACCGGTTCGCTCGGCCGACGCCGACCCGTTCGCCTCTCTGGTCGGCCGGCGGGGTCGGACCGGCCAGGCAGCCGGCTGGACGGCGGTGCCGGCACCGCTGGCCGTCTACCGGATGACGTCGGAGCAGGTGGGCGGTGTCTGGCCGCTGATCGCCGGCGACGGTCTCCCGCCGGCCGGCGCCATGCTCGGCATCGACTACCTCTCCGGCGGCGCCTTCTCCGCGGACCCCATCGGTTGGACGCTCGACAACGTCGCGGGCGTCACCAACCCCAACATGATCTTCTTCGGTGCACCGGGCCGGGGGAAGTCGGGCACGGTCAAGATGTTCGCCCTGCGGCAGATGGCCTACGGCTACCGCACGCTGGTGCTCGGCGACGTCAAGGACGAGTACGAGCCGCTCTGCCGGGCCCTCCAGGTCCAGCCGCACGCCGTCGGGCACGGCTTGCCCGCCCGGATCAACCCGCTGGACTTCGGACCACTGGGCAACGACTGGACGCGGCTGCCCCGGGCGGAAGCGCAACGCCGCGCGGCAATGGTGTTCTCCCGATGGCTGCTGCTCATCCGGGGTCTTGTCGGCTCCCAGCACGTGCCCTTCGGCCCGACCGCGGAGACCGCCGTCGGCCTGGTGCTCCGCGACCTGACCGGCTACACCGACGGTGCGGACCGGATGCGGGAGATCACCATCCCGCAGCTCTGGCAGGCCCTGCGTGCGCCCAGCGCCGAGCTCGTCGATGCCTGCCGCTACGCCGACCGGCAGCACTTCCTGGATGAGACCCGACCGGTGCGCGACGCCCTCGGCGCGCTGGTCACCGGGCACCTGGCTGGCCTGTTCGACGCACCGACCACCGTCTCGGTGGACTGGCGCGCACCGATCCAGTCGCTGTCCCTGTCCCGGCTGGACCCGCTGGGCGATGAGGCCGTGGGCGTGGCACTGACGTGCCTGAACTCCTGGGGCCGGGCGATGACCCAGCTGGCCGAGCCGGGTGACTTGCGGATCGTCATCCGGGACGAGTGCTGGAAACAGATGCGGTTGGGCACCGACGCGGTGAAGTCCCTGGACGCCGACCTGCGGCTGTCCCGCAACGACGGCTGCATCCAGGTCGTCATCGCGCACAAGCCCTCGGACATGTTGACCGTCGGCGACGCCGGCAGCCAGGCGGTGGCCATCGCCAAGGACCTGCTGCACCTCTGCGCCACCAAGGTGCTGCTCGGTCAGGACGACCAGATCGGCGACGAGCTCTCCGACCTGCTCGGTCTCAGCCCGATGGCCGAGCAGATCGTCACCGACTGGGCTGCCGCGGCGCGGGGGCGAGCGCTCTGGCTCGTCGGCAGCCACGTGGCGAAGGTGCAGACCGTCCGCACCTCGCTCGACGTCGCCCTGACCGACACAAACGACGCGATCACCGCCCCTGCGACCGGTGCGGTCCCCGCTTCCACGGAGGCGAGGTAG
- a CDS encoding SCO6880 family protein → MTASTGPVRYGSWSKNKPGWFGGLSAGAWIGIGLAGLPMLLAAGAHRWLLAVAWAPAWAVLAVLLAVPVRGRSAFRWALDSLHRGIGGALGWTDWQSRAAAGTATDLDDADLPGVLSGVQTHDGPPFGPLLARPVVVADHRQRTWAVVARITHPGIGLSEAAARTRMGTGLAELLEGAASTELVSVIALQVRTLPDDGAERFAWQQAHLRPEAPPLAWAVTAELAAVMTQAGVRHEAFVTVVVPERRIARQAKEAGGGVDGRARVLYGVMSEIEARLVGPVGCSSVTWLDSPGLASAIRTGFAPGDRAGLAAAELAGHADPRIAASLPMAAAGPTAAPAPERRHYVHDAWHSATCTVLLPDKGAVMGALAPVLTPTAAGERRCATVFFEPIGSAKADRMVGNESMSSELATEIRRRGGFQVRAVHRRDAARVEGQDVRLAQGNALVRVAVAVAVTVPGTWSITDYGRRLEASVTGSGFKPLRLDLAQDSAFAAACIPLGIGLPRRRGVQ, encoded by the coding sequence GTGACCGCATCGACTGGACCGGTCCGCTACGGGTCGTGGTCGAAGAACAAGCCGGGCTGGTTCGGTGGCCTCAGCGCTGGGGCCTGGATCGGGATCGGACTCGCCGGGCTGCCCATGCTGCTGGCGGCCGGTGCGCACCGGTGGTTGCTCGCAGTGGCGTGGGCGCCGGCCTGGGCGGTGCTGGCCGTGCTGTTGGCGGTTCCGGTGCGCGGCCGGTCCGCGTTCCGCTGGGCACTGGACTCGCTGCACCGCGGGATCGGCGGCGCTCTGGGGTGGACCGACTGGCAGTCCCGAGCTGCCGCAGGAACCGCTACGGACCTGGACGACGCCGACCTGCCCGGCGTGCTGTCGGGGGTCCAGACCCACGACGGGCCGCCGTTCGGACCGTTGCTCGCCCGCCCGGTCGTCGTCGCCGATCACCGACAGCGCACCTGGGCGGTGGTCGCCCGGATCACCCACCCCGGGATCGGGCTGTCCGAAGCTGCGGCGCGCACGCGGATGGGCACCGGGCTGGCCGAGCTGCTCGAAGGCGCGGCCAGCACCGAGCTGGTGTCGGTCATCGCGCTGCAGGTCCGGACCCTGCCTGACGACGGTGCCGAACGGTTCGCCTGGCAGCAGGCCCACCTGCGCCCTGAAGCTCCGCCGCTGGCGTGGGCGGTCACCGCGGAGCTCGCCGCGGTGATGACCCAGGCCGGGGTGCGGCACGAGGCGTTCGTGACGGTGGTCGTGCCCGAGCGGCGGATCGCGCGCCAGGCCAAGGAAGCCGGCGGCGGCGTCGACGGGCGTGCCCGAGTCCTCTACGGCGTGATGAGCGAGATCGAAGCGCGGCTGGTCGGGCCGGTCGGCTGCTCGAGCGTGACGTGGCTGGACTCGCCAGGCCTCGCCTCGGCTATCCGCACCGGTTTCGCCCCGGGGGATCGGGCCGGGTTGGCGGCCGCAGAGCTGGCGGGGCACGCCGATCCGCGGATCGCCGCGTCGCTGCCGATGGCCGCTGCGGGCCCCACCGCCGCACCTGCACCGGAGCGGCGGCACTACGTCCACGACGCCTGGCACTCGGCGACTTGCACCGTGCTACTGCCCGACAAGGGCGCGGTCATGGGTGCCCTGGCACCGGTGCTCACGCCGACGGCGGCGGGGGAGCGGCGGTGCGCCACGGTGTTCTTCGAGCCGATCGGCTCCGCCAAGGCTGACCGGATGGTCGGCAACGAGTCGATGAGCTCCGAGCTGGCGACCGAGATCCGACGTCGCGGTGGGTTCCAGGTGCGGGCGGTACATCGTCGCGACGCAGCCCGCGTCGAAGGTCAGGACGTCCGGCTCGCCCAGGGCAATGCGCTCGTCCGCGTCGCTGTCGCCGTGGCGGTGACCGTGCCGGGCACGTGGTCGATCACCGACTACGGCCGTCGGCTGGAGGCCAGCGTCACCGGCAGCGGGTTCAAGCCGCTGCGGCTCGACCTGGCCCAGGACTCCGCCTTCGCTGCTGCCTGCATCCCGCTCGGGATCGGGCTGCCGCGGCGCCGAGGTGTCCAGTGA
- a CDS encoding type IV secretion system protein translates to MDEDVMAIDLNPMNWLGDAASAAVADVWKAAMVSIWSAGLWLLTLAFKVIDAFTTPDVSAAGPMGAVLPTTLWLGASVAVTMMFVQLTVALIRRDGQSMGRVLLGIGQFGLVWVGYLGVAGGLVAAAAGLSRGILQAMLHVDSLSAFDPGSSWPREVVDATAATVLGLSSLLLLIPASFFYLVISLVREAALIILVATAPIAAAGLVSDSTKTWFWKSLRWFFSCLLIAPTAALVLGIGVQLSAGVVAGDGDSTAAAAGTAVIGAVLVAIGALCPLVLFRLLAFVDPGTASGAALRQSWGEAGGLSGLVSGGKEGTGSGAAAQSGGDGRSQGEAAAEAQSASRLGSMFGAVGGAVGAGTGAAASVAHRAVDIASDVLGSTGVGHPGYSMTPTDQRSSRRSSGGSRPSGADPGSGGNGRASGGPAAGGSGGLPTPSPSLVPSGGGLATPAASPALNGGRVSGATKAGPAGAASAPEAAAVVAL, encoded by the coding sequence ATGGATGAGGACGTCATGGCGATCGACCTCAACCCGATGAACTGGCTTGGGGACGCCGCCTCCGCCGCGGTCGCCGATGTCTGGAAGGCGGCGATGGTCAGCATCTGGTCGGCGGGGCTCTGGCTGCTCACCCTGGCCTTCAAGGTCATCGACGCGTTCACGACGCCCGACGTCTCGGCAGCCGGTCCGATGGGTGCGGTGCTGCCGACGACGCTGTGGCTCGGCGCCTCGGTCGCGGTAACGATGATGTTCGTCCAACTGACCGTGGCGCTGATCCGTCGTGACGGACAGTCGATGGGCCGGGTGCTCCTCGGCATCGGCCAGTTCGGCTTGGTCTGGGTCGGCTACCTAGGCGTGGCCGGCGGTCTGGTCGCGGCCGCCGCGGGCCTGTCCCGCGGGATCCTGCAGGCGATGCTGCACGTCGACAGCCTGTCGGCGTTCGATCCCGGCAGCTCGTGGCCACGCGAGGTCGTCGACGCGACGGCGGCCACCGTGCTCGGCCTCTCCTCGCTGCTCCTGCTCATCCCGGCGTCGTTCTTCTACCTGGTGATCTCGCTGGTGCGGGAGGCGGCGTTGATCATCCTGGTTGCCACCGCGCCGATCGCGGCCGCCGGCCTGGTCAGCGACAGCACGAAGACGTGGTTCTGGAAGAGCCTGCGCTGGTTCTTCTCCTGCCTGCTGATCGCGCCGACCGCGGCGCTAGTGCTGGGCATCGGCGTGCAGCTGTCCGCCGGCGTGGTCGCCGGTGACGGCGACTCCACCGCAGCCGCCGCGGGGACGGCGGTGATCGGTGCGGTCCTGGTCGCGATCGGTGCGCTGTGCCCGCTGGTGCTGTTCCGGCTGCTGGCGTTCGTGGACCCGGGCACCGCATCGGGGGCGGCGTTGCGGCAGTCGTGGGGTGAGGCCGGTGGTCTGTCCGGACTCGTGTCCGGCGGCAAGGAAGGCACGGGCAGCGGCGCTGCCGCGCAGAGCGGTGGCGATGGCCGTTCGCAGGGCGAAGCCGCTGCCGAGGCGCAGTCAGCGAGCCGGCTCGGCTCGATGTTCGGGGCGGTCGGCGGCGCGGTGGGCGCCGGCACGGGTGCGGCGGCTTCGGTGGCCCATCGGGCGGTCGACATCGCCTCGGACGTGCTTGGCTCGACCGGGGTCGGGCACCCCGGCTACAGCATGACGCCGACCGACCAGCGCAGCAGCCGACGTTCGAGCGGAGGCAGCCGGCCGTCCGGCGCTGACCCCGGCTCTGGTGGGAACGGCAGGGCTTCGGGCGGACCTGCAGCTGGCGGGAGCGGAGGCCTGCCCACTCCGTCGCCGAGCCTCGTGCCATCAGGTGGCGGGCTGGCTACGCCCGCGGCATCACCGGCCTTGAACGGCGGCCGGGTGTCCGGGGCGACGAAGGCAGGGCCGGCCGGCGCTGCCTCGGCTCCCGAGGCGGCTGCGGTGGTGGCGCTGTGA
- a CDS encoding aldo/keto reductase yields the protein MDHTFTLNNGVQLPAVGIGTGQSSPEDTAAAIEAALATGYRYIDTAAAYGNERQVGEGIARSAVDRSEVFIQTKVWLTDHGYDQTLHAFDKSARKLGVEQIDLLMLHQPVPERFDTTVDAYRALETMLADGRVRAIGVCSFMPHRMVDLLARTEVVPAVNQVELHPYFTQPDVQRADSEHGVHTQAWSPIGGVTFYSGFGERPGRVSTLADGTIAAIAETHGKSPAQVMLRWHLQAGRSVVPKSVTPARIAENVDVFDFELTAGEVGRLDGLDRGVRGGPDPDVTNPARFEMAIPED from the coding sequence ATGGACCACACCTTCACCCTGAACAACGGGGTCCAGCTCCCAGCGGTCGGCATCGGCACCGGCCAGAGCAGCCCGGAGGACACCGCGGCGGCGATCGAGGCCGCGCTGGCCACCGGGTACCGCTACATCGACACCGCCGCCGCCTACGGCAACGAGCGGCAGGTCGGGGAGGGCATCGCCCGCTCCGCGGTGGACCGGTCGGAGGTGTTCATCCAGACGAAGGTCTGGCTGACCGACCACGGCTACGACCAGACGCTGCACGCCTTCGACAAGAGCGCCCGCAAGCTCGGCGTCGAGCAGATCGACCTGCTGATGCTGCACCAGCCCGTCCCGGAGCGCTTCGACACCACGGTGGACGCCTACCGGGCGCTGGAGACTATGCTGGCCGACGGGCGCGTGCGGGCGATCGGCGTCTGCAGCTTCATGCCCCACCGCATGGTCGACCTGCTGGCCCGCACCGAGGTGGTGCCTGCGGTGAACCAGGTCGAGCTGCACCCCTATTTCACCCAGCCCGACGTCCAGCGGGCGGATTCCGAGCACGGCGTGCACACCCAGGCCTGGTCACCGATCGGTGGAGTCACCTTCTATTCCGGCTTCGGGGAGCGACCAGGCCGGGTCAGCACCCTGGCCGACGGCACGATCGCCGCGATCGCCGAGACGCACGGCAAGTCCCCGGCCCAGGTCATGCTGCGGTGGCACCTGCAGGCCGGCCGCTCCGTCGTCCCCAAGTCGGTGACCCCGGCCCGCATCGCCGAGAACGTCGACGTCTTCGACTTCGAGCTCACCGCCGGCGAGGTGGGACGGCTCGACGGCCTCGACCGGGGCGTGCGAGGCGGCCCCGACCCCGACGTCACCAACCCCGCCCGCTTCGAGATGGCCATCCCAGAAGACTGA